CAGGCTGCTTCGAGAATTGACTTGACTTCGTTTTTTGCATGTTTTTGGAAACAGTCGATAAAAAACCGCGTGTCGGTATCGATGTCGCGGCCTTCCGTAAAAGCAATATCATAGTATTGTGGCAGTTTATAAAGTCCGTTCATTCAAAACTCCTGTGAATAAAGTCGGATACCATTTTTCGTGTGAAGTAGTTATATAACATACATGTAATGTTTTCTGCATAGTTCATGCATTTTATCATAGAGAATGTCCGTTTGTTATGGGAAGAGAAAAGAAGTGGTTATAGGAGAGAGATTGTGCCTTTTAAAGGGTATAATACGCTTTTTTAAAGGTGTTAATATATATCACTGACCTGACAAATGACATATAAATAATAAATATTTTTTTGAAAATAACTTTATAATTCTTCGAATGCATGTTTGATGATCGTATTCCGTAATAAGCTGCTTCCCCTGTGATAAGCCGAAAAAAATATTTTGCGATAATCTTTTCTCTTGACAAAAACGTAACGGTGTGCCATAATAAGCGAGAAAAGATTATCGAATAAACGTGTCCATGGGAGGAATCGAATATGCCGGGAAGAAAATCGTCGACCTTTACCGAGGTCGAGCTCGAATTCATGCAGATCATATGGGCCAGCGGGGAGGTTTCGACCGAAGATGTCCAGACAACGCTCCGTGAACGCGGGCGGGAGCTCTCGGACGGCGCCATCCGGAAAATCCTGTCCATACTGATGACAAAGGGACACCTGAGCCGCAGAAGGTCGGGTAAAAGTTTTTATTATCGTGCAAAAGTTCATAAGGAACAGGCAGCGGGTTCCATGATACA
The sequence above is drawn from the bacterium genome and encodes:
- a CDS encoding BlaI/MecI/CopY family transcriptional regulator — encoded protein: MPGRKSSTFTEVELEFMQIIWASGEVSTEDVQTTLRERGRELSDGAIRKILSILMTKGHLSRRRSGKSFYYRAKVHKEQAAGSMI